Proteins from a single region of Oncorhynchus tshawytscha isolate Ot180627B linkage group LG03, Otsh_v2.0, whole genome shotgun sequence:
- the LOC112234496 gene encoding GPN-loop GTPase 2: MATQPSQTPSLRFGQVVIGPPGSGKTIYCRGMQEFLSHLGRKVVVVNMDPANEGLPYPCAVDISELVTLDDVMEGLKLGPNGGLLYCMEYLEANLDWLETKLEEHSDCYFLFDCPGQVELYTHQNSVKNIFAQLAKWNFRLTAVHLVDSHYCADPAKFISVLCTSLSTMLHVELPHVNVLSKMDLIEQYGKLAFNLDFYTDVMDLTYLLDHLAADPFFRKFLKLNEKLAGVIQDYGLVSFVPLNVQDRESMTQVLRTVDKANGYCFGNLEERNLQAMMSAAVGADFQFTATLGVQERYVEDGEKTVEEEVMDL; this comes from the exons ATGGCCACCCAGCCCTCGCAGACTCCATCCTTACGCTTTGGCCAGGTGGTCATAGGACCTCCTGGCTCAGGTAAAACCATATACTGCCGGGGGATGCAGGAGTTCTTGAGTCACTTGGGAAGGAAGGTAGTTGTGGTGAACATGGACCCTGCAAATGAAGGGCTCCCATACCCCTGTGCCGTGGATATTTCAGAGCTGGTCACCCTAGATGACGTGATGGAGGGTTTGAAGCTGGGGCCCAATGGTGGACTCCTGTACTGCATGGAGTACCTGGAGGCCAATCTGGACTGGCTGGAAACCAAGTTAGAGGAACATAGCGACTGTTACTTTCTGTTTGACTGTCCGGGTCAGGTGGAGCTGTACACCCACCAGAACTCAGTGAAAAACATCTTTGCTCAGCTGGCCAAGTGGAACTTCAGG CTGACTGCAGTGCACCTTGTGGACTCTCATTACTGCGCTGACCCAGCTAAGTTCATTTCAGTGCTGTGCACCTCCCTGTCCACTATGCTGCACGTGGAGCTACCCCACGTCAACGTCCTCTCCAAGATGGACCTCATCGAGCAGTACGGCAAACTGG CCTTCAACCTGGACTTCTACACAGATGTTATGGACCTGACATATCTGCTGGATCACTTGGCTGCTGACCCTTTCTTTAGGAAGTTCCTCAAACTAAATGAGAAACTTGCAGGGGTCATACAAGACTATGGCCTTGTCTCTTTTGTGCCTCTCAATGTGCAG GACAGGGAGAGCATGACGCAGGTCCTGCGGACTGTGGACAAGGCCAACGGCTACTGCTTCGGCAACCTGGAGGAGAGGAACCTGCAAGCAATGATGTCAGCCGCTGTGGGAGCAGACTTCCAGTTCACCGC